In the genome of Negativicoccus succinicivorans, one region contains:
- a CDS encoding CsbD family protein produces MSDLDNMKMKAEAKAEELAAKARYEAEKAEPDGGELADKAKAKADEYGAKAKGAYADAKQTVEDAAEKVKQEIHEATK; encoded by the coding sequence ATGAGCGACTTGGATAACATGAAAATGAAAGCCGAAGCAAAAGCGGAAGAACTGGCGGCCAAAGCCAGATACGAAGCGGAAAAAGCGGAGCCGGACGGCGGCGAATTGGCCGATAAAGCCAAAGCGAAAGCGGACGAATACGGCGCGAAAGCAAAAGGCGCTTATGCCGACGCCAAACAAACTGTCGAAGACGCTGCGGAAAAGGTAAAACAGGAAATTCACGAAGCAACGAAGTAA
- the pyrE gene encoding orotate phosphoribosyltransferase, whose protein sequence is MNEQEVRQLLVETKAILEGHFLLTSGLHSPLYVEKFNVLQQPRYTEALCKELAARFADQKVDTVLGPMTGGILLAHEVGKALGTRAIFTERENGKMTLRRGFKLAPGERVLIVEDIVTTGGSVREVVDVVKAAGAEIVGVGLLVDRSGGRADFGVPNEKVQALLKLDVQTYAPEDCPLCQEGTPLTERGSKHLKA, encoded by the coding sequence ATGAACGAACAGGAAGTACGTCAATTATTAGTGGAAACAAAAGCCATTTTGGAAGGACATTTTTTACTGACATCGGGATTGCACAGCCCGCTATATGTCGAAAAGTTTAACGTGCTGCAACAGCCTCGGTATACGGAAGCGTTGTGTAAAGAACTCGCGGCGCGGTTCGCGGATCAAAAAGTGGATACGGTTTTGGGACCGATGACGGGCGGTATTCTCCTCGCGCATGAAGTCGGCAAGGCGCTCGGCACGCGGGCGATTTTTACGGAACGCGAAAACGGCAAGATGACGTTGCGTCGCGGTTTCAAGCTCGCGCCGGGGGAACGCGTGCTGATTGTCGAAGATATCGTGACGACCGGAGGCTCGGTGCGTGAAGTCGTCGACGTGGTCAAGGCGGCGGGCGCGGAGATAGTCGGCGTAGGCTTATTGGTCGATCGGTCGGGCGGTCGCGCAGATTTCGGCGTGCCGAATGAAAAGGTTCAGGCGCTTTTAAAACTGGACGTGCAGACGTACGCGCCGGAAGATTGCCCACTTTGCCAAGAAGGAACACCGTTGACGGAACGCGGCAGCAAACATTTAAAAGCATAA
- a CDS encoding siphovirus Gp157 family protein gives MRMYELTEMYKELQAALENEEVTPEEVADTFDAINDAITVKIDALSAIFLEAQGDEVKIDTEIERLKKLKARAGRTKERVTNIAANFLTAMGKDKAKGDQFTFKRRKFLPRVVVTDERLLPKEYIKEKITMSIDKIAIKKALQNGDEVTGASLEQRQGVVFE, from the coding sequence ATGCGCATGTATGAATTGACGGAAATGTACAAAGAATTACAAGCCGCGCTGGAAAATGAGGAGGTCACGCCGGAAGAAGTCGCCGACACGTTCGACGCAATAAATGACGCTATAACCGTAAAAATTGACGCGTTATCGGCGATTTTCCTTGAGGCACAGGGCGATGAGGTCAAGATCGACACAGAAATAGAACGGCTTAAAAAATTGAAAGCACGAGCAGGACGGACAAAAGAACGGGTAACTAACATAGCCGCTAACTTTTTAACGGCAATGGGTAAAGACAAGGCAAAAGGCGATCAATTTACATTCAAGCGTCGGAAATTTCTGCCGCGCGTGGTGGTCACTGATGAGCGGCTATTGCCTAAAGAATACATCAAAGAAAAGATAACGATGAGCATTGACAAAATTGCGATCAAAAAAGCCTTGCAAAACGGCGATGAGGTCACGGGCGCAAGCCTTGAGCAGCGACAGGGGGTCGTGTTTGAATGA
- a CDS encoding divergent polysaccharide deacetylase family protein, with protein MAQQRKGRRPAGRSHPKGSLTQRRRGFSLWVVLLFIAVACGAWWYFGMHDSNRAAEEKAKPLPQKPQVTQSTADYRPAIDNLATRLVAKLEAEGAKVEGETPVKKEVKWEETGGRIHWSARNLVVTPSRPLDLPKLIDALPDTAGKVTLSEAHEDTWHEDAVERYEVTLKDRPKQDEITMIIAHLYVYPVKATQAAGTEAPQATAPPETPKATPVAGKTAKLAILIDDAGTNLDAQAVYASIGRPFSLAIMPNMANTSAAAAQAAEQGFEIMLHLPMEPVSGSGMEAGTLLTTMSVTDIAGRTKAALAQVPGAVGVNNHQGSKFTADRGAMLPVLQILRDRGLFYVDSATSADSIGSSLAGEMGIATRRNELFIDNDSSVAAICERLRQAAAMAQLDGSALVIGHCRPNTAEAVRQMVPELEAQGIELVYVSQLVG; from the coding sequence ATGGCGCAACAAAGAAAAGGACGGCGTCCCGCGGGACGAAGTCATCCGAAGGGATCGCTTACGCAACGCCGCCGCGGTTTTTCCCTGTGGGTGGTATTGCTGTTTATCGCCGTCGCTTGCGGGGCGTGGTGGTATTTCGGCATGCATGACTCGAATCGGGCAGCGGAGGAAAAGGCCAAACCGTTGCCGCAGAAACCGCAAGTCACGCAAAGCACTGCCGATTATCGTCCGGCCATCGACAATTTGGCGACACGTCTGGTGGCGAAATTGGAAGCCGAAGGCGCGAAAGTGGAAGGGGAAACGCCGGTCAAAAAAGAAGTGAAATGGGAAGAAACCGGCGGCCGTATTCACTGGTCGGCGCGCAACTTGGTCGTCACACCGAGCCGACCGCTGGATTTACCGAAACTCATCGATGCCTTGCCCGATACGGCGGGAAAAGTAACACTCAGCGAAGCGCATGAAGATACCTGGCACGAAGATGCCGTCGAACGGTATGAAGTGACGCTGAAAGATCGTCCGAAACAGGATGAAATTACGATGATTATCGCGCATCTATATGTGTATCCGGTCAAAGCAACGCAGGCCGCCGGTACGGAAGCACCGCAGGCCACCGCGCCGCCGGAAACACCAAAGGCGACACCGGTCGCCGGCAAGACGGCGAAACTGGCGATCCTGATTGACGATGCGGGTACCAATCTGGACGCGCAGGCGGTATACGCATCCATCGGCCGGCCGTTTTCGCTGGCCATCATGCCGAACATGGCGAATACGAGTGCGGCGGCAGCGCAAGCGGCAGAGCAGGGCTTTGAAATCATGTTGCATCTGCCGATGGAGCCTGTTTCCGGCAGCGGTATGGAAGCGGGCACTCTGTTGACCACGATGTCGGTAACGGATATTGCCGGTCGTACCAAAGCGGCGCTGGCACAAGTACCGGGAGCGGTCGGTGTCAACAACCACCAAGGTTCAAAATTTACCGCCGACCGCGGTGCTATGTTGCCCGTATTGCAAATTCTCAGAGATCGCGGCCTCTTTTATGTCGACAGCGCCACCTCAGCCGATTCGATCGGCAGTTCGTTGGCGGGTGAAATGGGGATCGCGACGCGCAGAAACGAATTATTTATCGATAATGACAGCAGCGTCGCGGCCATTTGTGAACGTTTGCGGCAAGCGGCCGCCATGGCGCAACTCGACGGATCGGCGCTGGTAATCGGACACTGCCGCCCGAATACGGCGGAAGCGGTGCGTCAAATGGTACCGGAGCTGGAAGCGCAAGGCATTGAACTAGTCTATGTTTCGCAATTGGTAGGATGA
- a CDS encoding polysaccharide deacetylase family protein, which translates to MQKKIWRWGLVVTMLMAMMLLAGCQHDPVTNTTAHDAEPVKAATAPPAEEPVKNGVSVLMYHMIADLANNDAVLAPDHFRAQMQFLKDNGYHPISLQQLDEYISHGTPLPEKPVCITFDDGYLDNYEIVYPLMKEFGFPWTIFVVTNDVGKSGRVTWEQLKEMHAAGVTVANHTFSHPQTTYLPAKTQREEVTLSQQALAEHLGIENTYFCYPYGLYNNTLLGILQENGITLAVTMDPGRVHVGDDPLTVRRIWIGNRVDLEHFEERLTTDQYRSL; encoded by the coding sequence ATGCAAAAAAAGATTTGGCGCTGGGGTCTGGTCGTTACCATGCTGATGGCGATGATGTTGCTGGCCGGTTGCCAACATGATCCTGTTACGAACACGACGGCGCATGACGCCGAGCCGGTCAAGGCCGCAACGGCTCCGCCGGCCGAGGAGCCGGTGAAAAACGGCGTATCTGTTTTGATGTACCATATGATTGCCGATCTTGCGAATAATGACGCGGTGCTGGCTCCGGATCATTTTCGAGCGCAAATGCAATTTTTAAAAGATAACGGCTACCATCCGATCTCATTGCAACAATTGGATGAGTATATCAGTCACGGTACGCCGTTGCCGGAAAAACCCGTTTGCATTACGTTTGATGACGGCTATCTCGATAACTATGAAATCGTGTATCCGCTCATGAAAGAATTCGGTTTTCCGTGGACGATTTTTGTCGTTACCAATGATGTCGGCAAATCCGGTCGCGTCACTTGGGAACAGCTCAAAGAAATGCACGCTGCGGGCGTGACGGTGGCGAACCATACTTTTTCGCATCCGCAGACGACTTACCTTCCGGCCAAGACGCAGCGGGAAGAGGTCACGTTGTCACAACAGGCGTTGGCGGAGCATTTGGGCATTGAAAATACGTACTTCTGTTATCCGTACGGTTTGTACAATAATACGCTGCTTGGCATTTTACAGGAGAACGGCATTACGTTGGCGGTGACGATGGATCCGGGCCGTGTGCATGTCGGTGATGATCCGCTTACCGTCCGCCGGATTTGGATCGGTAATCGCGTGGATTTGGAACATTTTGAAGAACGGTTGACCACGGATCAGTACCGTTCGTTATAA
- a CDS encoding YkvA family protein — MGGLFKLLFRMYSAKKFLGYFGTLGRRAGFLRQAVVLFYCLRDSRTPNFVRLAILGALGYMITPGDLLPDFITGIGWLDDAAVVAGAMKIADKYIQPEHVMKAKKFFPG, encoded by the coding sequence ATGGGAGGATTGTTCAAACTCTTATTCCGTATGTATTCGGCCAAAAAGTTTTTAGGCTATTTCGGAACGTTAGGCAGACGAGCGGGATTCTTGCGTCAGGCAGTTGTCTTGTTTTATTGTCTGCGTGACTCGCGGACACCGAATTTTGTACGGCTTGCCATTTTGGGGGCGCTGGGGTATATGATTACGCCGGGCGACCTCTTACCGGATTTTATTACCGGCATCGGCTGGTTGGATGATGCGGCGGTTGTCGCCGGGGCAATGAAAATTGCCGATAAATATATCCAGCCGGAACATGTGATGAAGGCCAAAAAATTTTTTCCGGGTTGA
- the pyrF gene encoding orotidine-5'-phosphate decarboxylase: protein MSRSRLITALDVKSPAEMKTLVDTLGESVSFYKVGMELFYSAGTLPLDYLKTHKKHVFLDLKLHDIPNTVAQAVAALTRLGADLISVHTQGGREMMQAAARSAAITAAELGIERPRLVGITALTSFSETGWEEIGGTVPIVTHVEKLALLAQAAGLDGVVCSPQEAARLRALLGPDFLLVTPGIRPAFASLDDQERIMTPKDALAAGSSYLVIGRPITKADDPKAAAQTIIAEMEESK from the coding sequence ATGAGCAGATCGCGTTTGATTACCGCTTTAGACGTGAAGTCACCGGCGGAGATGAAGACACTTGTCGATACGTTGGGCGAGTCGGTATCTTTTTACAAAGTCGGGATGGAACTTTTCTACAGTGCGGGAACCTTGCCTCTGGATTACTTAAAAACGCATAAAAAACATGTATTTTTGGATTTAAAACTGCATGATATACCGAATACTGTCGCGCAGGCGGTGGCGGCGTTAACACGCTTAGGAGCGGATTTAATAAGCGTGCATACGCAGGGCGGCCGGGAAATGATGCAGGCGGCGGCTCGTTCTGCCGCAATAACGGCGGCGGAACTCGGTATCGAACGCCCGCGTCTGGTGGGCATTACGGCCCTGACGAGTTTTTCCGAAACCGGGTGGGAGGAAATCGGCGGTACGGTGCCGATCGTCACGCATGTGGAAAAGCTCGCGTTATTGGCGCAGGCAGCGGGGCTTGATGGGGTGGTCTGCTCGCCGCAGGAAGCGGCCCGTTTGCGCGCTTTACTCGGACCGGATTTTCTGTTGGTGACACCGGGCATTCGTCCCGCGTTTGCGTCGCTGGATGATCAGGAACGCATTATGACACCGAAAGATGCCCTGGCGGCCGGTTCTTCGTACCTGGTCATCGGCCGACCGATTACGAAAGCGGATGATCCCAAAGCGGCGGCGCAAACGATTATTGCCGAGATGGAGGAAAGCAAATGA
- a CDS encoding sulfite exporter TauE/SafE family protein, producing the protein MELFSTDILLLLALIAAGFISAFIDSVVGGGGLISLPVMLLTGLPPTVALGTNKLAAIAGVLTSSTTFWRRGMVEKKLVVYLLPLAFLSSMLGSYVIMQIASFAFEPVIIGALVIVALVVLFKKDWGGQSTYRGRSRNVWLAAMLTAAGCAFYDGFIGPGTGSFMMMAFVAMGFDFVQAAGNSRCLNAASNCGSLVFFLLWGQVHFGYGLAMALGMVAGGYAGARTAMVRGSGFVRLLFLLIVGALIIKLAWGYWGA; encoded by the coding sequence ATGGAACTGTTTTCTACAGATATTTTGCTTTTACTGGCATTAATCGCAGCGGGATTTATTTCTGCCTTTATTGACAGTGTGGTCGGCGGCGGCGGTTTGATCTCGCTGCCGGTCATGTTGCTGACGGGACTTCCGCCGACGGTGGCGCTCGGAACGAACAAACTGGCCGCGATCGCGGGAGTTTTGACCTCAAGCACCACGTTCTGGCGGCGGGGCATGGTCGAAAAAAAGCTGGTGGTATATTTGTTACCGCTGGCTTTTCTCAGCTCGATGCTCGGTTCGTATGTCATTATGCAAATCGCCTCGTTCGCCTTTGAACCGGTGATTATCGGCGCCTTGGTGATCGTCGCGCTGGTCGTTCTTTTTAAAAAGGACTGGGGCGGCCAATCTACGTATCGCGGTCGGAGTCGTAATGTTTGGCTGGCGGCGATGCTGACAGCGGCGGGCTGCGCTTTTTATGACGGCTTTATCGGTCCGGGGACCGGATCGTTTATGATGATGGCGTTTGTCGCCATGGGTTTTGATTTTGTCCAGGCGGCGGGTAACAGTCGTTGCCTGAATGCGGCCAGCAATTGCGGCAGTTTAGTATTCTTCCTGTTGTGGGGACAGGTGCATTTCGGTTACGGTTTGGCGATGGCGTTGGGCATGGTGGCCGGCGGATATGCCGGCGCGCGCACGGCAATGGTGCGCGGCAGCGGCTTTGTGCGATTGCTGTTTCTGCTGATTGTCGGTGCGTTGATCATCAAGCTTGCATGGGGGTACTGGGGCGCATGA
- a CDS encoding helix-turn-helix domain-containing protein — protein MQISLRAARVNASLTIKQAAPKIGIGKDTLIRWEKEPWRVSALFQQRISQAYKIPIDNINFLPKN, from the coding sequence GTGCAAATTTCATTACGAGCGGCGCGCGTAAATGCTAGCCTTACTATTAAGCAAGCGGCGCCAAAAATCGGTATCGGTAAGGACACTTTAATTCGGTGGGAAAAAGAGCCGTGGCGTGTAAGCGCATTGTTCCAGCAACGAATTTCGCAAGCCTATAAGATACCGATTGACAATATTAATTTTTTGCCCAAAAACTAG
- a CDS encoding LexA family protein — translation MLETEIRAIFSRNLKMYMEVHGLNNVELSRIVGVSESTVGKWLLQKSLPRMGVVEQLANYFKINKSDLLEDKGKMVSIPDDPNVFAPKLKKVPLLGTTAAGEPILSEEHFEGYVGTTANADFCLRVTGDSMTGIGIYDGDTVFVKSQNEAESGQVVVVRINGDAVTLKRFYRHAGSVILQSENPAYPPMIFNANNCDDFRILGRAIIKQSIIK, via the coding sequence ATGTTAGAGACTGAAATTCGCGCTATTTTTAGCCGCAACTTAAAAATGTATATGGAAGTCCACGGCCTTAACAACGTAGAATTAAGCCGCATTGTTGGCGTATCTGAAAGCACCGTCGGCAAGTGGCTGCTTCAAAAGTCTTTGCCGCGCATGGGTGTTGTTGAACAACTTGCCAACTATTTCAAAATTAATAAATCGGACTTGTTGGAAGATAAGGGCAAGATGGTTTCAATACCAGACGACCCGAATGTTTTCGCGCCTAAATTAAAAAAAGTCCCCTTATTGGGAACTACTGCGGCCGGTGAACCGATATTGTCGGAAGAACATTTTGAAGGTTATGTCGGAACAACGGCAAACGCCGATTTTTGCTTACGTGTTACCGGCGACAGCATGACTGGCATCGGCATTTACGACGGCGACACGGTTTTCGTCAAGTCACAAAATGAGGCGGAATCCGGTCAAGTGGTAGTCGTGCGCATCAACGGCGACGCCGTTACTCTTAAACGTTTCTATCGTCACGCCGGAAGCGTTATTTTGCAGTCAGAAAACCCCGCCTATCCGCCTATGATATTCAACGCCAACAACTGTGACGATTTCCGTATATTGGGCCGCGCTATCATCAAGCAGAGTATTATTAAATAA
- a CDS encoding SDR family NAD(P)-dependent oxidoreductase: MKQSIVITGGTSGIGLATAKILAASGFLPLLVGRDPERGAAALAQVPAARFLQGDVAEPSAAETIFAQAAQYGPIGGLVTSAGIYHEALLSEETEATLEELFATNVYGTIRCCRAATPYLRETCGAVVTVASDAAVNGNIAASLYAATKGAVLAFTRSWSLEMAVYGVRVNAVLPGDTETPLTQAQWQTPTDRAEMAAQYPLQRIATADEVAEVIAFLLSPSASFITGAGIPVDGGLTAW; encoded by the coding sequence ATGAAGCAAAGTATTGTAATCACCGGCGGGACGTCGGGCATCGGGCTTGCTACGGCGAAAATTTTGGCTGCATCAGGCTTTCTTCCTCTTTTAGTAGGACGTGATCCCGAACGCGGCGCGGCCGCCTTGGCGCAAGTTCCGGCCGCCCGATTTTTGCAGGGAGATGTGGCCGAGCCGAGCGCGGCGGAAACCATTTTTGCGCAAGCGGCGCAGTACGGTCCGATCGGCGGATTGGTCACCAGCGCCGGTATTTATCATGAAGCACTTTTAAGTGAGGAAACGGAAGCCACACTGGAGGAACTTTTCGCCACGAACGTTTACGGCACGATTCGTTGCTGCCGCGCGGCGACTCCCTACTTACGTGAGACATGCGGCGCGGTCGTTACGGTAGCCTCCGACGCTGCGGTCAACGGGAATATCGCCGCTTCGCTTTATGCGGCCACTAAGGGAGCAGTGCTTGCTTTTACGCGTTCTTGGAGTCTCGAAATGGCGGTTTACGGGGTACGGGTGAATGCGGTTTTACCCGGTGATACCGAGACGCCGTTAACCCAAGCGCAATGGCAAACGCCGACGGATCGCGCGGAGATGGCGGCGCAGTATCCTTTGCAACGGATCGCGACGGCAGACGAAGTCGCGGAAGTGATTGCTTTTTTACTGTCGCCGAGCGCATCCTTCATCACCGGCGCGGGCATTCCGGTGGACGGTGGTCTCACTGCATGGTAA
- a CDS encoding tyrosine-type recombinase/integrase, translating to MYVEERRSKSGRISYRAIETYIDRLTGTRRRVSVTMDKKTNATMKWATAELQKKIDEAQETKAAKNITLAELLKEYAEYRAPDVRPTTRRAHADYIKRLIKIFPDNVLISALTLPIIQKAFIKIRDLSGITVGMTASFFKQSMKYAKRMKYITDISFIHEMTVSGRAKTVDDVKRAREKFLTREELAEVLQKVHEIKPRYALMLEFIALTGLRVGECSALRYQDFDGENIDINGTISQAVRLSAKEIKTPPKTLSSFRTVALNSRAIEILKQIRIENMKAAAWNKGKYTEKGYFFTTSTGNPIRFANINRTLRSLKLPRHISTHVFRHTHIFLLAELGVPLKTIMERVGHINPKTTLAVYSHASEKMHREAADKLDEISM from the coding sequence ATGTATGTCGAGGAGAGAAGATCTAAAAGCGGCCGGATCTCTTACCGTGCCATTGAAACGTACATTGACCGCCTAACCGGGACGCGTCGGCGCGTGTCGGTTACGATGGATAAAAAGACGAATGCGACCATGAAATGGGCAACCGCCGAATTACAAAAGAAAATCGACGAGGCTCAGGAAACAAAAGCGGCAAAGAATATCACGCTCGCGGAACTGTTAAAAGAGTATGCGGAATACCGTGCGCCTGATGTTAGACCGACAACACGGCGCGCGCATGCGGATTATATCAAGCGGCTAATTAAGATATTTCCCGATAACGTTTTAATATCGGCGCTTACTTTGCCGATTATACAAAAGGCATTTATTAAAATACGCGACTTGTCCGGCATTACTGTCGGCATGACCGCCTCATTTTTTAAGCAATCCATGAAGTACGCTAAACGAATGAAGTATATAACAGATATAAGTTTTATCCACGAGATGACCGTTTCCGGACGCGCAAAAACAGTTGACGATGTAAAACGCGCGCGGGAAAAGTTTTTGACGCGTGAAGAGTTGGCGGAAGTACTGCAGAAAGTACATGAAATAAAACCGCGTTACGCCCTTATGCTTGAATTTATCGCGCTTACCGGCTTACGCGTCGGCGAATGTTCCGCGCTCCGGTATCAAGATTTTGACGGCGAAAACATTGATATAAACGGCACGATTTCACAGGCCGTTAGGCTTTCCGCTAAAGAAATAAAAACGCCGCCGAAAACGCTATCATCATTCCGAACTGTGGCGCTCAATAGCCGCGCCATTGAAATTCTAAAACAGATCCGCATTGAAAACATGAAAGCGGCCGCATGGAATAAAGGTAAATACACAGAAAAAGGCTACTTTTTTACAACGTCGACGGGCAACCCTATCCGCTTTGCCAACATAAACCGCACGCTCCGCTCGCTTAAATTGCCGCGTCATATTTCAACGCATGTATTCCGCCATACTCATATATTTTTATTGGCGGAGTTAGGCGTTCCGCTTAAGACGATCATGGAGCGCGTCGGGCACATTAACCCAAAAACGACGCTTGCCGTTTATTCGCATGCAAGTGAAAAAATGCATCGTGAAGCCGCCGACAAGCTCGACGAAATATCAATGTAG
- a CDS encoding helix-turn-helix domain-containing protein: MGQHFVDVMKNARNEKGWTQYRLAKECGLSREMISKLELEMHSPMISTVERICSALGIEIVFKKKS, from the coding sequence ATGGGTCAACATTTTGTAGATGTGATGAAAAACGCACGAAATGAAAAAGGGTGGACGCAGTACAGGTTAGCGAAAGAATGCGGGCTGTCAAGAGAAATGATTTCAAAGTTGGAATTGGAAATGCATTCTCCGATGATCAGCACGGTAGAGCGGATATGTTCAGCGCTGGGAATTGAGATTGTGTTTAAGAAAAAGAGTTAA
- a CDS encoding phosphodiester glycosidase family protein, whose amino-acid sequence MKHWWNHIGIRWLLVTLLFFVITSPIVVLFGPFANLKQAVVGAIVRSRHPHYITWLFDQQELDRILGRVQAVPEQDIFNFKVREDKTLKLQKIESDRFVGYLLEIPNPKRIQVATAADINEKGDTTSNIARNNDAVAAINGGGFYDPNGTGTGRLPYGFILHDGKYLLGEKVDDEEEVDFIGFSDSGNLIAGTYNKAELRRLGVIEGITFGPPLVVNGQKTITHGDGGWGIGPRTAIGQRRDGTVLFLVIDGRQVGYSVGASLADVQNIMYEQGAYIAANLDGGSSSTLYLNGKVVNKPADLLGERMIPTAFIVK is encoded by the coding sequence ATGAAACATTGGTGGAATCATATCGGCATACGGTGGCTGCTGGTGACGCTGCTGTTTTTCGTCATCACAAGCCCGATTGTCGTTTTGTTCGGCCCGTTTGCGAATTTGAAGCAGGCGGTCGTTGGCGCGATTGTGCGCTCGCGCCATCCGCACTACATCACCTGGCTGTTTGATCAGCAGGAACTGGACCGCATTTTGGGACGTGTCCAGGCGGTGCCGGAACAGGATATTTTCAATTTCAAAGTGCGTGAAGATAAAACGCTGAAATTGCAAAAAATTGAATCGGATCGTTTCGTCGGGTATCTTTTGGAGATCCCGAATCCGAAACGAATCCAAGTCGCTACCGCCGCGGATATCAATGAAAAAGGCGATACGACCAGTAATATCGCCCGCAATAATGACGCGGTGGCCGCGATCAACGGCGGCGGTTTTTACGATCCCAACGGCACGGGCACGGGACGCTTGCCTTACGGTTTTATTTTGCATGACGGCAAATACCTTTTGGGCGAGAAGGTCGATGATGAAGAAGAAGTCGATTTTATCGGCTTTAGCGATAGCGGCAACCTGATTGCCGGCACGTACAATAAAGCGGAGCTTCGTCGGCTCGGCGTGATCGAGGGTATTACTTTCGGACCGCCCTTGGTCGTTAACGGACAGAAAACGATTACGCACGGTGACGGCGGCTGGGGCATCGGTCCGCGAACCGCTATCGGTCAACGTCGCGACGGCACCGTTTTATTTCTCGTCATTGACGGTCGCCAGGTCGGCTACTCCGTCGGCGCGTCGCTGGCGGACGTGCAAAATATCATGTATGAACAGGGCGCCTACATTGCCGCCAACTTGGACGGCGGCTCGAGCTCCACACTGTATTTAAATGGCAAAGTCGTGAATAAGCCGGCCGATCTTTTGGGCGAACGGATGATTCCGACCGCGTTTATTGTGAAATGA
- a CDS encoding F0F1 ATP synthase subunit epsilon yields the protein MATNDAGMRVNIITPDGTVFSEDGVDLVVARALDGEFGIMRDHAPLVAALKVWPIRIKKDGKEIVIAVFGGFMEVKDNVVTITSRVAETADYIDIERAIKARDRALSRLESKDKNIDYERAELALQRALIRLQVAGATKLKS from the coding sequence ATGGCCACGAATGATGCGGGAATGCGCGTCAACATCATCACGCCGGACGGCACTGTTTTCAGTGAAGACGGCGTCGATTTGGTGGTCGCACGCGCACTTGACGGTGAGTTCGGGATCATGCGCGATCATGCCCCATTAGTAGCGGCATTGAAGGTTTGGCCGATCCGCATTAAAAAAGACGGTAAAGAAATTGTAATCGCCGTATTCGGCGGCTTCATGGAAGTCAAAGACAACGTGGTTACGATTACTTCCCGAGTGGCGGAAACGGCGGACTATATCGATATCGAACGAGCGATCAAAGCGCGCGATCGTGCGCTGTCTCGTTTGGAATCCAAGGATAAGAATATCGATTATGAGCGTGCCGAACTGGCTTTGCAACGTGCATTGATTCGTTTGCAAGTCGCCGGTGCGACCAAACTCAAAAGTTGA